Below is a genomic region from Procambarus clarkii isolate CNS0578487 chromosome 27, FALCON_Pclarkii_2.0, whole genome shotgun sequence.
ATGGAatgaatttgtaaaaaaaaaaactaaaactggTAACAGAGACAAAGCGACAATcgtacgcacacgcacgcacgcacgcgcgcacacacacacacacacacacacacacacacacacacacacacacacacacacacacacacacacacacacacacacacacacacacaaggcactcctgaggcacatataaataggataacgacagcagcgcactctacactggcgaaaattagaacttcattcagaaacctaaatgaggaggcttttagggcgctttacactgcctacgtgagacccgtcttagagtatgccgcgccatcatggagcccccacctgaagaaacacataaagaaactggagaaggttcagaggtttgcgacgaggcttgtcccagagttacgagggatgggatatgaagagcgtctgcaggaactgaaccttacgacactagagaaaagaagggagagaggagatatgatagggacatataaaatgctcaggggaattgacaaagtggaaatagatgaaatgttcacacgtaataataacagaacgaggggacatgggtggaaactggaaactcagatgagtcacagagatgttaggaagttttcttttagcgtgagagtagtggaaaaatggaatgcacttggggaacaggttgtggaagcaaatactattcatacttttaaaactaggtatgatagggaaatgggacaggagtcattgctgtaaacaacctatagttggaaaggcgggatccaagagtcaatgctcgatcctgcaagcacaaataggtgagtacacacacacatagtttcACACActgagtttgtttcaccctatgcccctgttacctagcagtaaataggtacctgggagttagtcagctgtcacgggctacttcctggtgtgtgtgtgtgtgtgtgtgtgtgtgtgtgtgtgtgtgtgtgtgtgtgtgtgtgtgtgtgtgtgtgtgtgtgtgtgtgtgtgtgtgtgatgtgaaaaaatagtagtagtagtagtagtagtagtagtagtaattagaaacagttgattgacagttgagaggcgggccgaaagagcatggGAAGAAGTACAGTTCGAAAAGCATAAAAGACTCGTTCTTTATTTTAACGACTATAAAAGAACGAGAAACGAGCACAAGGTATTGTGGGAGTGGCGGGGAAGAAACATTGGAATCACATATCCAGAAAATGCATCAACCACTATTTCACCCCCCCGCCCCTACCCACACCCCCTAAGTTATACCAGGAGGAAGTTGTCTGTGAGGGACCAGATGATCAGGCTACACAAGAGataaggaggaggggggagggacacaGAGAAGGATAGGAAAGTATGTGATGCACTTTATAAAACCTTCCAAATGTTTTTCAACTGGAaagatatccccccccccccaccctgggcTAGATTCACTATGGTGTCCTAATGCGAAGCAAGAAACAGCTAAAGAAACTGAAAGTCACAACCGAGATAATATCTCACCGTCTATACTGAAGGATTATATAACAGGAGAAGGATTGTATAACGCTTAGGATAGTTGAACTTGGTCGCAAACACCGGCATGGATTTCAACTAATGGAAATTCTGCTTGAAAAAAAAGAGCTCTTTTCAAGATGACAAAACTCAAACAATAACAGTGAAGGACAGACAAACTGAATCTTCCGTGACTGAGACAATATTGGACAGCACAAGAGACTCTCACTCTCACAAGAGACTCTCACTCTCACAAGAGACTCTCACTCTCACAAGAGACTCTCACTCAAGCGACAGACGCAGGTTGGTGAACCGAGAAAAGAATTCAGGTAAATAACCCCAAGGCGGATGAATAGGTCTCAGTGAAAGGAGAAATATCAGAGTGAAGAGACGCAAGGAGAAGAGGACCACAAGAATCGGTATTAGGAGCCATTCTATTTTTATTATAAATCAATAACCTGACAGGGGAAATTGGCTCCTTCATAacagtgtttgctgatgatataaAAATATCCCGAAATCTGAATAACGAGAGTTGTTATACCCTCCCAAGCGAACTTGACACTTTAGAAGTGATCTGACAAAATGGCTACTGGTCTTCACTCCAGATAAAAGCAAagctatgaggattttaactgatgCTAATGAAAATTATTCCTCAGTAAAAAATGAAAGTACATTCTTGTATCAGAAAAGGAGAAACGTTGGAATTCGACTTATTAGACAAATAATAGTTTCAGAAATAAGAGCACACAGGAAATATAAACAATATTTGCATAAAGTGATGAAGCATACAGCCACTGTGAATGAAGCTCCTGTCCTCTTTAGAAAAAAAAGTGAACAGGACAATCATGTCGTTATGACTGAAAACAATGGAATATTCTAACAAAACGGAACGTAAAGCCAGTATGTGAGCCCCTCGTAACGAGGATCCTGACTGATATTTACATACATACAACAGGTCGACAAAAACATGTCAGCTTTCGTGTTAGTCTGTAAAAAGTCAACTCGTAAAATTTGTGGTGTGAAACAATGCAACAAATCAGAACATCCTGTGATATAAGAACCCTCAAAGAATCTTTGCCAACTGCAAAGAAGTATtttggccgaaacgctatgcgtgctagtggctttacaagaatgtgaaatcaacttcatttctatgttctctcttagccctcaatgtaccttcttgtatataaataaataaataaataaataaataaataaataaataaataaataaataaataaataataaatattgctgCAGAAGGATATTACAAGTGAACGGAGAGTTGCAGCTGCAGAGGTCAACATAGCAGCACAAGGATCAGCAAGGTCCAACCCTATCAATATATATACTTCCAGTCAGACAAATGTATtagtatagtagtagtagtagtaggcatccttcagtctcaggagactatggagttgcgctctggtgtcgacctggtctggagtggcttcaccagggcgcaaagccaggataggttaattcgggggagaagctgttacccaggcagcaagtCCCCCGAAACACACACCAAAGTCCTATAGACCTCACAGTCCGTCTCTCTTCCATCCCCCGCTCTTGCCTCTGATAATTACAAGCCCTTCATGCACTCTGTCAACCTTTAACAATCATTCCATTTGTTATTTTTGGTAAGAAACCCCATAACAAAAACCCAATTCCTTCTTCCCACATGCTACCCACAACCCCATTCATACATTTATCATACATGGGCCTTCCAACTAACCTCCACTCCAGTTCATCTCTCTCCAAGTTACCTAAATTAGTCTATACTCACACTCCCTAACTCGAGTGCCTCCTCACTTTAAGGACAGATGATGAGAAGGCCAGAGACAAAAACACGGAATAACGctattcatttatttataaatGTGCAAGGGATCACAAGGGCAGATGATCTCGGGGAACGAATACAAGACGGGATTCCAAATGTATTTGCCCAGGCAGAAAGGGTCTGTCTGCACATATAACAAGAGGAACATTCCTCAATGACTACCACATAACTTAAGAGAAGGGACGGAGAAAGCTAAGAGGCTAAATTAATGCGGCAAGACTGGGTTCAAGAAGATGTTATCATATTGTGAAGGACTTAGAGACTATACATAGCCAACACCGTATTAATTAAAAGCCTCAAAATAATAGTGGAAGCATTATATAACCAGTAAACACGAAGATCAAAGGCCCGTGGTGCAGGAGTACGATAGAAACATCATGAGTAACTTAAACTATAATTACAAAGAGCACTTTTGTTCAAATTTAGATATGGAACAAGACTGTTAATCTCAGGCACTTCAAACGCGGCAAGATAGACTTGAAATACAGGGATCATCGCAGCACACTTCAACACAGGGGACTATACTACTCCATGCGTCGGAGAGGACTCGGCATCAGAATGTTGACCAACCAACATAAATTGAAAGACGCGACAGGCCAGACAGACATGAGCACGACCTACAAGATACTCATGAAAGCCGACAACGTAAGCACGAGAATTTCACACGAGGggggacatgaacaaggggacacatgcgGAAACTAGACAGAGGCAGCCCAATGAACCGCAACGGTATTTCACTGGGCTGCTTCAGTGTAAGAATAGTGAAGAAGTATTATAAATAGGAAAGTGAAATAGTGGAGGACGCTTCTATACACTGACTCCTATATAAAAATGACTCAAAAGGTTTGGCATCCACACTAATCGACTGTATATTGTCGGACAGGATCCATAAACTGGAGTTTAAACTCCGTGATCACAACTCTGTTAGTACAAACACATACACTTATTTGTCCAGTGTGACACTACAATTGACCTAATGATTTCCAATAGTCGCTATCAGAACAGAGCACAGATATGTACTGTGAAAgaaaaagatagagagagagggggaaagagtgtgtgtgagtgagtaaatgaatgaatgaatgagagagagacagagataaaatgagaagaagagagagaataattATTAAGAATTcaagaataattattaattctTGAGAATCTTAAATCAGGCAATTAAATACAGGTGATAGCAACTCATCTTGTTTGAGCCGTGTATGGCAAGGAACCGAGTAATCAGAGAGGGATAACGATGTTTGTTTGGTTATTAAACCTCCGTCAGAAGGCTGGAGGTCACGCGGGATCACAGAAGGTCACgaggggtcatcagaggtcatcgAGGGATCATCAGAGGTCACGGAGGGGTCATCAGAGGTTACGgaggggtcatcagaggtcacggaggggtcatcagaggtcacagaggggtcatcagaggtcacagaGGGGTCATCAGAGGCCACCGAGGGGTCATCGAGGGATCATCAGAGGTCACGtaggggtcatcagaggtcacggaggggtcatcagaggtcacggaggggtcatcagaggtcaccgagGGGTTACGGGAAGTCATCATCTAGTCATAAGTGATCATAAGAAATCACGAGAGAACTTAAAGATAACACAAAGTCACAAGAAGTTTACTGAAAGTCAGGAAGTTAGTCACTGAAAGACCGAAGAAACAGAAATATTATGAGGTCCCGTGAGTTAACGTAAGGATTCGTAGGATTCGTTACGATATTTCGTATGAATGTAGGCATTCTACTCCTTAATTGGGTCTTAGTTATGTAGTGTAATACCTGTAGTATTTCGTCCCTCCAAGTGGTACTCGGAGTTACGACATTATAGGTCAAGTTTAAAAATGACACGCCTGGAAGAGTCTCGTCTGGAAGAGTGACGTCTGTAAGAGTGACGTCTGTAAGAGTGACGTCTGTAAGAGTGACGTCTGTTAGGGTACCATGGATGCACATAGAGCCAGTGATAGTTTTCGCTCGCCAGTAGACAGACAGGAAAGCAACGCAGATGCATTCTAAGGTTCGCAGATAAATATTAGTTCACGAACATACACTATAATACTTGGAAATGCAAGTTTACATGACTCAGTCCCAGCGGCAAGTCAGATCCTCTTAGAAATAACAGTCAGGTGGAACAGATTACGCTTCGAAGAGGTAACAGGAAAGCTGAAATGCAATATAAGCATTTGTGCGTAcgatttattattatttgtattactattttttttaatattattgttcACAGAAAATCTCAATATATATAACcgggccttccccccccccctccctccccgagTGCTTGGAGGTCATACGTAATAGTTTGGACTGGCTTCAAGAGGCGCCTCCTGATTGCTTGTGCTTTCAGTAGAAAACCGGTtgtataacttttttttttacaagtcgtgatggtacagtggtagagtagtaTTATTATTACCCTCCTGTGATTAATTACAGTTCCGTCGTTACAGGAACTCTTCAGCGTTCTGCTATTAATTTGTTCTGTTTATTGGTAATGTTATATGACATGATATTATGTTATATTTTGTATTCACTTTTGCAGTTATATAATTCTAACCTGAGCTGTTTTCCACAGGGCATTATAGAGTTTATTGGACGAATTGAGATTATTTTTATTACCGAGACCAATTATTGTTCCACTCGGGATCGCTGTGTGAACTGAAAATAAATAATTGAAcgcaattatcaacaagcacaatcTCTCCGTGTTCTCATGCTAAATTAATTGGCAGGACTACTAACaattttcaatatttatgtctttttattaaatattcgataacagTAGCAATGATAATGATGAGTAAAGACAGTCCAGCGAGCATTATCAACAGCGTAGAACACTTAatatgaaacattttgacatgaaACGAGATGCAGATACAAAAAATCGTAGTTAATAACTAACGACTGGAACAAGGCCGGCGGAGAGTTAGGAGTGGTTGAGGTCGTCAAGAGCAATATAGCGGCTGGAATGAGCCAGTTTCCACAGCAACAGTTTCAATAATCGATTTATGAAAACCAAAATAGAATTCACAGAATCACTCGTGGGGGACTGAACGGAAAAATAGTCTTCGGGTAAGATTTGATAAAGGAGAAAGTGGAAACAAAACGACAGAGAACGAGAaccgctgtatatatatatatatatatatatatatatatatatatatatatatatatatttttgtttgtaCTGGAATAAAGATGTCGAGTACGGGGTCTATCTTACCTTTCTTTTGCTCCTGGCGATCCTGTCCATCCTGGCGGGGGTCTCGCCGAGGTTCTTCTTGCCCCAGACGACCATGGCGATCCTGGAGTAGGTGAAGACGAGCACCGCCAGCGGCAGGAAGTACTGCAGCAGCATGAGGGCGACGCTGTAGGCCATGCGGGAGTCGTTCTCCGCCTGGCTCTCGCCCCAGTCCTCCATGCACACCTGCCGCCCGAAGACCTTGTAGAAGTTGATATTGGGCGTCAGGAGGCTGGAGTAGACGGcgacggggagggtggtggccAGGGAGAGGATCCACACCACGGCGATGATCACCTTCGCCTGGAATCGGGTCATACGAGGCCGCAGGGGATAGATGATGGCCAGGTAGCGGTCCAGGCTGATGGCCACCAGCGTGTAAGCCGAGACGAAGACCGACACCGCCTGCAGGTAGTTGACGGCGACGCAGAGGTGGCCGCCGAAGGGCCAGTACTTGAGTATGAGGGTGCTGAGGAAGGAGAAGGGGACGCAGAATATGGCCATCCACAGGTCCCCGACGGCCAGGTTGGCGATGAAGTAGTTGGTGACGGTCCTCATCTTGGCGGAGGAGCACACGACGTACACGACGACGGAGTTCCCCAGCACGGCGAAGACCAGGATGGCGATGTAGAAGACGTAGATGGAGGCGTTGAAGGCCGGGGTGGGAGGGTAGTCGCACACCCCGCGCTCCCACAGCACCAGCACGTCGCTCGCGTTGCACAAGTCGCACGCGAACTCCAGCCTGTAGCGGACGGGCAGCGACTCGTTGGGGGAACACAGCAACAAAATGTACTCGCTGTCGTTCCTCGCGTCCTCCGCCAAGGCCAGGAAATTGCTCATTCGAaaatctgtggtcatcatctcggcgtctgtctgtctctcctgtCTTAACCTGTCACTCGAACACCCTTTGTTTTGATTGGCAGTTTAGGGCGCGCGGCACTGGAGTGGCCGAGGCGACTCCTCGCCCAACACTGCCATTATGGTCACCAATATGCCTTTTTTTGTGCGTATTCTAGTGGTTACAACCTTCCTGAAGCAGCCACGCTACCTGTGTCCTCTGAGCCGAGTGTGGCTCATCTCACTGAGACTAGATCACTTCACCTTTCAGATCAACCTTACACAATTGTGGCTCCTCTGTCTCCTTTTTCTTTCTGTATTTACTCGCTAATTCTTGGCACTAAAAATCCGCTAACTGTAATCCACAAGCTGTATGTCACATATATGTTTCTGTAATCACTATTCACACGTGTTCATATATCAATATATTGAATCACCAGTGTCCCGGCCGTGTCCCTGGACACTGCTGTAGGTGCTGCGAGAACGTCACTCCTCAGCCGTCCTTGCCCTTCAGCGCCCCCTGCAGGTACTGCGTCCCGAGGCCTCCCCGGTGGAAGATTAGTTTTCCAGTCAGCTTTAGAGTATCGCTAATCTTATCGGGAACCATAGTGCGTATCGACTTCCTGGTTACTTCTGCCTTATCGCAGTTTATCTTCTTCcgcctccttctcctcttcctctctttcCACTTCCTGTTTTTGGTGGTGAAGGAGCCAACCGTTTTGGGTGTAGCTGTCGAGATTAATCGAGATTTACCGATAAGATACAGGGACAACTTATAGTATATCTCTCTATTTTTCTATCTTTATCTtttcatctttctctctctcactctcccctcctgCACTAATCTGGTTAATTTTTGTAAACGAACGTCGTCCATACACGTTCCTGGCCGTTCTGGCTCTTGAGAATTATTGTATAGTGATATCAGGAACCTTTTGTGTTTATATGCCGTGATACTTCAGGCTAAATCAGTAGTTAGTGTGAATCTAGTTGCCAAAATATGATCTTGAACTCTAATTTTCAACTGAGGTTTTTGTTAATTACAGGAACGTGTTGTTTGACTTACACGTGAAATTATGCTGTTCCGGAGAAAGTGGTCCCCTTAATACTGGTGGACTTAGCTTAGTTTACGCGATGTCAGATAAGCATATGATCAATCACATGTGTATATATCAGACGTACATATTATCAATACCTGCACATGTTTATATCAAATGTACATACGTCGCTTGTACATAATTTTTGTACGATTACATATTTTTAAGGCCCATACATAACACATATTCATCAAATGTGCGAAACAACTTTCAATTAATTACACAGTTTTTCAAGCGAACACGCAATGTTAAGGGCCAAGTGGCCTTCAGATATAAGGTTATGAGGTCTACATGGTGGTATCACAGGTAAAATTATAGCCTCCAGGTGTGAGCATATAATTGAATATATTCAGGGCACacttatttgtttaatttatgtcTCAATGCTTTCTTTGATACATTACTTACTTTCTTATAtgttcacacacgctgtaaaaaaaagaatattTACAGAACACCGATTGGCGATTCGAGGACTCCGAATCGAATTCTGAATTTAGTCACAGAAGATTTCATTATAATGCATATGTCCTAAGAAATATTGTGACATGGGAGCGTTTACATCACAAAAGCTTTGGATTGATTGGTGTCCCGTAATCCATCGCACCAACCATTCACGGCTTCTAATCGGCTTAACTCGCTTCAGGCACCGATCACAGGCTTCCCTACCAttacctgcaccacacacacacacgactaatCCAGTTCGATTGTATTTCAATCCTCACCCATCTCGTTTAAATGCGAGGCAAGTGCCATAGGGCCTCGAGGAGCTCGTTAGGGAGCGAGGAGGTGGTGCAGAGAGAGGAGTGACTTCGAGGTCAGGTGGAGGACGACTATCTTCAGGCGATGGAGTTACAAGTCAGACAGGTGGACGACTTGTAAAGGTGATTCTTCCAAGTTGAAGAACGACTACCGCTTTCAAAAGATGATTAGTCTTGAGCTGTTGAAGGACTAAGCTGGTAGACGATCCTCAAGGTTTACTTGAGTGCTTCGAGGGCGACCAGGCCTGGGCTGGAGAGCGACTATCCCGCTGTGGACATTAGAGGAAGACTCGAGAGGCGTGTCGGCCAGTGAGAGCGGAGGCCAGCCGAGGAGGTGAGAGTTTGTGCGCGTGTTGAGGCCGAGGCGTCTCTGGCCTGACTGCTGCACTCGCTCTCACtccttcccactctctctctctccctctcgctctgtacactctcactctccccctctctctctctctctatactctcactccctctctataTACACTCTCAATCCTTCACTCTGTACACTCTTAATCCCTCTATAcactctcactcctctctctatacactctcactctcttcacACTTTTCTATACTAATTATTTAATTTCTAGCATTTTTTCTTCATTTCATTTACACTCGTTCTCCCTCTCTCTACACCTTTCCTTTTTCTCTGCCCAGCATTCATTCATTCACAACTTTCACTCTCCAGTTCTTCAgctctccctttctccccctgtccctccctctcccctgccCCCTATTCCCCTCTCCCCGACTTAATATACCATCTAATTTCCAAGCAGGATGTTCAGACATGCAACATACAATAAAGATGAGCTACTCCATAAAGTATATTCAAACTGAGATTCCTGGAGCGTGTTTCCAGCCCTGGTCCAGCCCTGGAATCATATAATGCAGGCGACTTGGAGCCAGCGGAAGCCTCCGAGTGAGTAGCTGTTAATGGGGCAAAAAACGTGAGGCCAAAAATTCCTCTTTTGTTGAGTTTCAGCAGGTGTTAAAGAGCCCGGATGGGATCACATGAAGAGGCTATTAGACTGCTGGTTAAACTCCATTAACAAGAGCAATCCAGTGGCCTATTGGAtttgttttcacacaggaatcctATCAGTATTCCGGCCTGCTTGGTGGCAGCAAAATGGAGATGTTATTGAAGGTCCTGAAGTAGCAAAGTGGAGTAATTATTGAAGGTTCGAGGTAACGGACCTGGTTTTTGCCCAAAAATATTGTGCGAATTGATGAGAGTACAACACGTATGTAAACAGTACGACCCCACTGACACATTCAGTCATCTACGGTGCTCCTACAGACCCTGGCTGACGTGCTCTTGAATTCCAGAGATAAATAAATCATGGGTCGTGCCTCCTACCGACCACTGTCACAGGTATTAATTCCTATGATACGACAGATCGCTATTGACTTCTTTGCCTCTCATGCACAATGATCTTTCTACCGAGGACCAGGTCTGTTTTAGCGCGAGTTCAAGAATAACTCCGGCGTCAAAAGGAGATCGTAACCGTCTCTAAATTAGGGTTTTGTTTTAAATTAAATGGCTTCAAATAAGAGAACACTCCAAATTTAGAGAGCACCGGGGCTAAGAACCTCCTCATTCCACCATGTCCAACCAGCAACTGACTTCCCACGGGACATTCACAGCCAGTTTAGCTGACGCATAACATGAGAGGTCTCCTCCCATTTGCTTACACCAGGTCACGTGACCTTTAAGGCCTCGTCGGCGGACAAGTCGTCACAactctacctatatatatatatatatatatatatatatatatatatatatatatatatatatatatatatatatatatatatatatatatataatgtgtgtgtgtggatggtctGAGTTACACTTGTTTATACTCTTCCGCGTCAAGACAAACAGGTGTACACTAATTTGCTATTCTGTACACATGTGTACACTCGAATATCCTAtggtggtcatatatatatatcgtccttTTTTGGTTTAAATGTCGTCGATCAAACGCACATTTAATACATTCGTGTACACTCAGACCGTCTTTGTAGCACGTGTTGATGGTCCAGGTGTCAGTGTGTGCAGTGGGAGGGTCCGTGAagcatatgtgtacacacacaacatatgTTAATTCAGGTGTATAGGTGTGCAGACGACTTGactccacgagcatagctctcatcctgtaagtaTAGTTAGGTAAccattacacacatacacacacacactcacacacaaacacacacacacacacacacacacacacacacacacacacacacacacacacacacacacacacacaggggtctcgtagcctggtggatagcgactcgtaattctgtggcgagggttcgattcccgcacgaggcagaaacaaatgggcaaagtttctttcaccctgaatgcccctgatatctagcagtaaatagttacctgggagttagtcagatgtcacgggctgcttcctggggtgtgtgtgtgtggtgtggaaaaataaatagtagttagtaaacagttgattgacagttgagaggcgggccgaaagagtaaagctcaacctccgcaaacacaactaggtcaactaggtgaacacacacacacacacacacacacacacacacacacacacacacacacacacacacacacacacacacacacacacacacacacacacacacacacagtcacaaacacgcacacacacacacacgtacgaatACACACGCTAGGGGGCcttgcggctgagtggatagcgcttgggcgtggtagtcctaagggcccgagttcgattcccggcgaaggcggaaacaaataggtagGGAGATGCACATGTTCCCCTACCAGTAAAAAGGTTATCTGGGAGCTAGCCAGCTGCcaaggactgcttcctggggatgtgtgtgtgtgcatgcattaGAGAGCAATATATGTACTTGATATAACagaagaaaaatagattggttaaaaaaggaagggggctaGGAGCATAAATAGCCCCATTCTACAGACACAAATAGCAGagaaaaatagtaaacacacataaAATCTTCGTCATAAAAGTCGTGTAATTCCAATTTGTGTTTGAGACAAGACACACACCTTCCCTGGAACACCTGCAGCTGGCCTCTCGTTACAAAGTTAACACCTCAAAGTTGTTCCAGTATTCTTCTCCTTGGTGTCCTCTCTCAAGCTTTACGTGCAGTGTGCAGAGTTCTTGTTAAGGTGAGCACCAGCTAAATGTGTGCTTTGTGggggctgggtgggtgggtgtatttactatttgtatttactatttgtgtctg
It encodes:
- the LOC123749509 gene encoding RYamide receptor-like, whose protein sequence is MMTTDFRMSNFLALAEDARNDSEYILLLCSPNESLPVRYRLEFACDLCNASDVLVLWERGVCDYPPTPAFNASIYVFYIAILVFAVLGNSVVVYVVCSSAKMRTVTNYFIANLAVGDLWMAIFCVPFSFLSTLILKYWPFGGHLCVAVNYLQAVSVFVSAYTLVAISLDRYLAIIYPLRPRMTRFQAKVIIAVVWILSLATTLPVAVYSSLLTPNINFYKVFGRQVCMEDWGESQAENDSRMAYSVALMLLQYFLPLAVLVFTYSRIAMVVWGKKNLGETPARMDRIARSKRKMIKMMVAVVLVYTLCWLPFNTLMVVRELHDIDGWPYMIYLWAFFHWLAMSSTCYNPVILCWMNTKFRSGFCNVAYMVPCLRRCVDAWFFTQEPEFVRVNTYTNYSRTASSRLVTISLKDDTIIFKSRNMNGHKVPPPHYNCRRFLQMLEETSSESPL